Proteins encoded in a region of the Perca fluviatilis chromosome 8, GENO_Pfluv_1.0, whole genome shotgun sequence genome:
- the arpin gene encoding arpin, whose protein sequence is MSRIYHNTSLQNKPVHNEKFDRVWSPSTYESGQGVLLEGKLLDVSRHAISDINNQKVRFYVLYIKPSRIHQRKFDVGGTEMEPNFSDTKKVNTGFLMSSYKVEAKGESDCLSEEQLSAMVNKAELVKITDQHRPSGTWAFWYPESEMDTTELETGQDIRLKTRGDSPFIFSLAKVDGGTVTKCNFAGDEKAGASWTDKIMANKADAVSTQKPGQGEGAEEDEWDD, encoded by the exons ATGAGCCGAATTTATCACAACACGTCTCTACAGAACAAACCAGTGCACAATGAGAAATTTGACCGCGTGTGGTCTCCCTCTACGTATGAAAG CGGCCAGGGGGTTCTTCTAGAAGGAAAGCTACTGGATGTTTCCAGACATGCCATCAGTGACATCAACAATCAAAAG GTCCGTTTCTACGTGCTGTACATCAAACCCAGCCGCATCCATCAGAGGAAGTTCGATGTCGGTGGTACGGAGATGGAGCCAAACTTCAGTGACACCAAAAAGGTCAACACCGGCTTCCTCATGTCCTCCTACA AGGTGGAGGCTAAAGGGGAGTCGGACTGTCTGTCTGAGGAGCAGCTGTCAGCGATGGTGAACAAAGCTGAGCTGGTGAAGATTACTGACCAGCACCGACCCAGCGGGACCTGGGCCTTCTGGTACCCAGAGTCAGAGATGGACACAACCGAGCTGGAAACGGGACAGGATATACGGCTGAAGACCCGAGGAGACAGTCCTTTTATAT TCTCCTTAGCCAAAGTGGACGGCGGCACGGTGACCAAGTGTAACTTTGCTGGCGATGAAAAGGCCGGGGCGTCGTGGACGGACAAGATCATGGCCAACAAAGCAGACGCAGTCAGCACTCAGAAGCCCGGCCAAGGAGAGGGAGCAGAGGAGGATGAATGG gATGACTGA